One Melospiza melodia melodia isolate bMelMel2 chromosome 1, bMelMel2.pri, whole genome shotgun sequence genomic window carries:
- the METTL6 gene encoding tRNA N(3)-methylcytidine methyltransferase METTL6 isoform X2, which yields MFQEKVSANCLNIVPTSTEDGAFQKKGHSARVLSAEEAEKLAKDQVLVSEFKQLKLEKEAQKNWDLFYKRNSTNFFKDRHWTTREFQELKACREFADQKLTILEAGCGVGNCLFPLLEEDKNIFAYACDFSPRAVEYVKKNALYSTERCKVFQCDLTKDDLLDNIPADSVDVVTLIFVLSAIHPDKMHLVLRNIYKVLKPGKCVLFRDYGLYDHAMLRFKSGSKLGENFYVRQDGTRSYFFTEGEQDEIY from the exons ATGTTTCAAGAAAAGGTGTCAGCAAATTGCTTAAATATAGTACCAACATCTACTGAAGATGGTGCTTTCCAAAAGAAAGGCCATAGTGCTCGAGTCCTTAGcgcagaagaagcagaaaaactGGCAAAAGATCAGGTTTTGGTGTCTGAGTTCAAACAGCTAAAACTGGAGAAAGAGGCACAGAAGAACTGGGATCTGTTTTACAAAAGAAACAGCACCAACTTCTTCAAGGACAGACATTGGACAACCAGGGAGTTTCAAGAGTTAAAGGCATGTCGTGAG TTTGCAGATCAAAAGCTGACCATTCTGGAAGCAGGCTGCGGGGTTGGGAACTGCTTGTTTCCACTCTTAGAAGAAGATAAGAATATTTTTGCATATGCCTGTGATTTCTCTCCTAGAGCTGTTGAGTATGTGAAG AAAAATGCCTTGTATAGTACTGAAAGATGTAAAGTGTTCCAGTGTGATCTTACCAAAGATGATCTTCTAGACAATATACCAGCAGATTCTGTGGATGTTGTCACACTTATATTTGTGCTTTCTGCCATTCATCCTGACAAAATGCATCTTGTCCTGAGGAACATTTACAAG GTATTAAAACCAGGCAAGTGTGTCCTGTTCCGAGACTACGGCCTGTATGATCATGCAATGCTCAGGTTTAAATCAGGCAGCAAACTTGGGGAAAACTTTTATGTCAGACAAGATGGGACAAGGTCATATTTTTTTACTGAAG GTGAGCAGGATGAGATCTATTGA
- the METTL6 gene encoding tRNA N(3)-methylcytidine methyltransferase METTL6 isoform X1: protein MFQEKVSANCLNIVPTSTEDGAFQKKGHSARVLSAEEAEKLAKDQVLVSEFKQLKLEKEAQKNWDLFYKRNSTNFFKDRHWTTREFQELKACREFADQKLTILEAGCGVGNCLFPLLEEDKNIFAYACDFSPRAVEYVKKNALYSTERCKVFQCDLTKDDLLDNIPADSVDVVTLIFVLSAIHPDKMHLVLRNIYKVLKPGKCVLFRDYGLYDHAMLRFKSGSKLGENFYVRQDGTRSYFFTEEFLSQLFKAEGYEQVVNEYVQRETVNRKEDLRVPRVFLQSKFQKPFRET, encoded by the exons ATGTTTCAAGAAAAGGTGTCAGCAAATTGCTTAAATATAGTACCAACATCTACTGAAGATGGTGCTTTCCAAAAGAAAGGCCATAGTGCTCGAGTCCTTAGcgcagaagaagcagaaaaactGGCAAAAGATCAGGTTTTGGTGTCTGAGTTCAAACAGCTAAAACTGGAGAAAGAGGCACAGAAGAACTGGGATCTGTTTTACAAAAGAAACAGCACCAACTTCTTCAAGGACAGACATTGGACAACCAGGGAGTTTCAAGAGTTAAAGGCATGTCGTGAG TTTGCAGATCAAAAGCTGACCATTCTGGAAGCAGGCTGCGGGGTTGGGAACTGCTTGTTTCCACTCTTAGAAGAAGATAAGAATATTTTTGCATATGCCTGTGATTTCTCTCCTAGAGCTGTTGAGTATGTGAAG AAAAATGCCTTGTATAGTACTGAAAGATGTAAAGTGTTCCAGTGTGATCTTACCAAAGATGATCTTCTAGACAATATACCAGCAGATTCTGTGGATGTTGTCACACTTATATTTGTGCTTTCTGCCATTCATCCTGACAAAATGCATCTTGTCCTGAGGAACATTTACAAG GTATTAAAACCAGGCAAGTGTGTCCTGTTCCGAGACTACGGCCTGTATGATCATGCAATGCTCAGGTTTAAATCAGGCAGCAAACTTGGGGAAAACTTTTATGTCAGACAAGATGGGACAAGGTCATATTTTTTTACTGAAG AGTTCTTATCTCAGCTTTTCAAGGCGGAGGGATATGAGCAAGTGGTCAATGAATATGTGCAGCGAGAAACTGTGAATAGGAAAGAGGACTTGCGTGTTCCAAGAGTTTTTCTTCAAAGCAAGTTTCAAAAGCCTTTCAGGGAGACATAA